The Phycisphaerae bacterium genomic interval CCAGCCAACGCAGCTGGCGGTCGAAATGCTCTCGAAGAACGCGTGTTGCCAGGGCATCATCGTGGGCGGCCGCGGCCTCGATCAGCAGCCTGTGCTCGTGCACCGTCCTGTCGATTTCTTCCTGATCGAAGTGGCGCTTGACGATGGCGTCCTCCAGGCTGGGATGGGCGAAGAAGGCCCTGAGGAGTCCGACCATATTGGACAAGAGCCGGTTTCCTGAGGCGGCCAGGAACATCTCGTGCAGCCTCAGGTCCAGCTCGATGTGGTCACCGTTGCTGCGGGTTGCGGTCTCAAACCGGCTCTGAACTTCGCGCATCCCCGCGATCTGCTCCGGGGTGACACGCTTGAGCACAAACGGCAAGGCGGCCAGTTCCAGCGCGGCTCGGGCTTCGAGGACCTCACGAAGACTGAGATCGCTGAGGAAGAACTGGGCGACGAGGGCCTCCACCACTTGCTCATAGGCGAACTCGCGCACCCTTGTCCCGCTGCGCGGGCGGGATTCCAGCAGCCCGCTGACCGAGAGGCCCT includes:
- a CDS encoding FadR family transcriptional regulator, with amino-acid sequence MAEAPNKLNTRRQGTRADHVVRQVKNYIFANRLKPGDRLPGEHDLARQLKVSRPTLREAIKGLSVSGLLESRPRSGTRVREFAYEQVVEALVAQFFLSDLSLREVLEARAALELAALPFVLKRVTPEQIAGMREVQSRFETATRSNGDHIELDLRLHEMFLAASGNRLLSNMVGLLRAFFAHPSLEDAIVKRHFDQEEIDRTVHEHRLLIEAAAAHDDALATRVLREHFDRQLRWLEAEEAGDPSETV